In one Melopsittacus undulatus isolate bMelUnd1 chromosome 4, bMelUnd1.mat.Z, whole genome shotgun sequence genomic region, the following are encoded:
- the LOC101868607 gene encoding LOW QUALITY PROTEIN: serine/threonine-protein kinase pim-1-like (The sequence of the model RefSeq protein was modified relative to this genomic sequence to represent the inferred CDS: inserted 2 bases in 1 codon), whose protein sequence is MVPPAGARGAARLSRYWQWRRWASRRRWVWRGSAAPWRSPARPQAPPRSRPAAATPESPAGVPAPTARSAKVPVVLLTRIDPSLYLRPGSGGERHAAEPRPGKAGNDAAPLGPERPLGAGGDPARSDSGSGSVSRVGHDKESFGRLYRMGPLLGRGGFGSVYSGVRLCDNTPVAIKQVARERISSWGQRRSGTRIPMEIAMMRRVRSDYSTIIQLLNWFELPDSFLLVLEHPKPSQDLFELIRNRGFVPESPAQGIFLQVLRAVQHCHSRGVLHRDIKSNNIIVHLATGKVKLIDFGCSTLLRNMAYTKFSGTPLYYPPEWFLYHCYHGRPAAIWSLGVLLYEMVCGVLPFRCCEDITSGQLFFKRQISAECQQLIRWCLNMKDWARPSLEDVFNHPWLQTXELPQETATLHPHSLSQQPGK, encoded by the exons ATGGTGCCCCCCGCCGGAGCTCGCGGCGCCGCTCGGCTCTCCCGCTACTGGCAGTGGCGGCGCTGGGCGAGCCGCCGCCGCTGGGTCTGGCGAGGCAGCGCCGCCCCCTGGCGCTCCCCGGCCCgcccccaggccccgccccgcagCCGCCCGGCAGCCGCGACCCCCGAGAGCCCTGCGGGGGTGCCTGCACCGACAGCGCGCTCGGCCAAGGTGCCCGTGGTGCTCCTCACCCGCATTGACCCGTCGCTCTATCTGCgccccgggagcggcggcgAGCGGCACGCCGCGGAGCCTCGGCCGGGAAAGGCCGGGAATGATGCGGCTCCGCTCGGCCCGGAGCGGCCGCTGGGGGCCGGCGGGGACCCCGCGCGCAGCgacagcggcagcggcagcgtcTCTCGCGTCGGGCATGACAAGGAGAGCTTCGGGCGGCTCTACCGAATGGGAccgctgctggggagaggcggcttcggctccgtgTACTCGGGGGTCCGCCTGTGTGACAACACCCCG GTGGCCATCAAACAAGTGGCTCGGGAGCGCATCTCCTCGTGGGGCCAGCGG CGCAGCGGCACCCGCATTCCCATGGAGATAGCCATGATGAGGAGAGTGCGCTCCGACTACAGTACCATCATCCAGCTCCTCAATTGGTTTGAGCTGCCCGACtccttcctgctggttttggagCATCCGAAGCCATCGCAGGACCTCTTTGAGTTAATCAGAAACCGGGGGTTCGTGCCCGAGTCTCCGGCGCAGGGCATTTTCCTCCAGGTGCTGAGGGCTGTGCAGCACTGCCACAGCCGCGGTGTCCTGCACAGGGATATCAAGTCCAACAACATCATCGTCCACTTGGCCACCGGAAAGGTCAAGCTAATTGACTTTGGTTGCAGCACCCTCCTCAGGAACATGGCCTACACCAAATTTAGCG GAACACCTTTGTACTACCCGCCGGAGTGGTTCCTCTACCACTGCTACCACGGCCGTCCGGCGGCGATCTGGTCCCTGGGCGTGCTGCTGTATGAGATGGTGTGCGGGGTCCTCCCCTTCCGGTGCTGCGAGGACATCACCAGCGGGCAGCTCTTCTTCAAGCGCCAGATCTCTGCTG AATGCCAGCAGCTCATCAGGTGGTGCTTGAACATGAAAGATTGGGCCAGACCATCCCTGGAGGATGTGTTCAACCACCCTTGGCTGCAAAC TGAACTGCCCCAGGAGACAGCCACACTCCACCCTCACAGCCTGAGCCAGCAGCCGGGCAAGTAA